One region of Anopheles bellator unplaced genomic scaffold, idAnoBellAS_SP24_06.2 scaffold00160_ctg1, whole genome shotgun sequence genomic DNA includes:
- the LOC131214186 gene encoding putative nuclease HARBI1: protein MISVYYVFDSDSDSEEIENVTIHRKILRCKSDPLNFSSAEFKKNFRISKEMFLTILSEIETKFPPSKGAGLTPKEKLAATLRFLAEGSYQQGVGQDWNVAIAQSTFSVIFRQTLKILEETQCPKRIKLEMDDSEQQEARLYFYEQSGIPGIVMCADGTHVKIIAPKDNRDQYYNRKGFYSLNVLMLSIKVFLLYLKICDHKMAIRYVNAAYSGANHDAHIWAVSGVDNFFAEKYRSGNTVFNVL, encoded by the exons ATGATTTCCgtgtattacgttttcgatagcgacagtgatagcgaagaaattgaaaatgtaacgattcatcgcaaaatattgcgatgtaaatccgacccactgaatttcTCATCAGCAGA gtttaagaaaaattttcgaatCTCtaaggaaatgtttttgaccatactttccgaaattgaaacgaaatttcCGCCATCGAAGGGAGCAGGTCTGACGCCAAAAGAGAAATTGGCGGCTACATTACGATTTTTGGCTGAAGGCAGCTACCAACAAGGCGTCGGTCAAGATTGGAATGTGGCAATTGCCCAGTCGACGTTTTCAGTTATATTTCgccaaacattgaaaatattgGAAGAAACACAGTGCCCAAAACGGATTAAGCTAGAAATGGATGACAGTGAACAACAAGAAGCACGGCTATATTTTTATGAGCAAAGTGGAATCCCGGGTATCGTAATGTGTGCAGACGGCACGCATGTTAAAATCATAGCGCCGAAGGATAACAGGGATCAGTACTACAATAGGAAAGGCTTTTACAGTTTAAATGTGTTGATG CTTTCTATaaaagtgtttcttttatatttaaagATTTGTGACCATAAAATGGCTATCCGATACGTCAACGCTGCGTACAGTGGAGCAAATCATGATGCTCATATATGGGCAGTCTCTGGCGTAGATAACTTTTTTGCCGAGAAATATCGAAGTGGAAATACAGTTTTTAATGTACTGG